In Corynebacterium ulcerans, one genomic interval encodes:
- a CDS encoding flavodoxin domain-containing protein: MIHIRFHSVYGSTKHYAESLAQSVDALSIGVLDVPIPSDGHPVVILSPVHGPSIAGIKVAQRYHETHPIALVAVGMTLLDAAQKRDQMRSSAPESCARFYLPGRLDYSQLSSTHKAAMTSLVAFLKAKPLKNANDKSIIAGYNKVVDQVDVDKLQPVIEWARSAAS; this comes from the coding sequence ATGATTCACATCAGATTCCACTCTGTGTACGGCTCGACCAAACACTATGCGGAATCACTAGCGCAGTCGGTAGACGCCCTGAGCATCGGAGTGCTCGACGTCCCCATTCCTAGCGACGGACACCCCGTGGTGATACTCAGCCCGGTTCATGGCCCGAGTATCGCCGGCATCAAAGTCGCGCAGCGATACCATGAAACCCACCCGATCGCGCTCGTAGCGGTAGGGATGACGCTTCTCGACGCAGCCCAGAAACGCGATCAAATGCGAAGCTCTGCCCCTGAAAGCTGCGCGCGTTTTTACCTCCCGGGTAGGTTGGACTATTCGCAGCTCAGTTCTACGCATAAGGCGGCAATGACGTCGCTTGTGGCATTTTTGAAGGCTAAACCATTGAAAAATGCGAATGATAAGAGCATTATCGCTGGGTATAACAAGGTTGTGGATCAGGTGGACGTCGACAAGCTACAACCTGTCATAGAGTGGGCGCGCAGCGCAGCCTCCTAG
- a CDS encoding DUF4307 domain-containing protein, giving the protein MTPQEPSSSSSSNTARARYSDPQKPQKSSHLSGKLLAILILVITAAIAVALIKFVQQDRQTKISGQIANVMQVDGNNFTLTVDVTRDDTDVDHYCIVTALDYEMAEVGRREFFLPSGGDKTQRIEVPIKTSQGAVSGNLYGCSSSIPFYLHRS; this is encoded by the coding sequence ATGACACCACAAGAGCCTTCGTCGTCAAGCAGCAGTAATACCGCCCGCGCACGCTACTCGGATCCCCAGAAACCACAAAAATCATCTCACCTAAGCGGCAAGCTCCTTGCCATTCTGATCCTCGTTATCACCGCTGCAATCGCGGTTGCGCTCATCAAATTTGTACAGCAAGATCGCCAAACAAAGATTTCTGGGCAGATCGCCAATGTTATGCAGGTTGATGGCAATAATTTCACGCTCACTGTCGACGTAACCAGGGATGATACGGACGTCGACCATTACTGCATCGTTACGGCCCTAGACTACGAAATGGCCGAAGTAGGACGTCGCGAATTCTTTTTGCCCAGCGGAGGAGATAAAACTCAGCGTATCGAGGTCCCTATCAAGACGTCTCAGGGCGCCGTATCCGGAAATCTCTATGGCTGCAGTTCTTCCATCCCTTTCTACTTGCACCGTAGTTAA
- the greA gene encoding transcription elongation factor GreA, translated as MAENQKQYITPETKAKLEEELNALIAHRPEVAAEINERREEGDLKENAGYDAAREMQDQEEARIKQISEILANSTTERVGIVEGVAHIGSVVHVYYNGDKNDKETFLIGTRAAASDNKDLETFSEQSPLGAAVVGAKEGETREYTAPNGKTITVTVVTAEPYDSTKAATMRKN; from the coding sequence ATGGCCGAAAACCAAAAGCAGTACATCACCCCGGAAACCAAGGCTAAGCTCGAAGAAGAGCTCAATGCACTTATTGCACACCGCCCCGAGGTCGCAGCTGAGATCAACGAGCGCCGCGAGGAAGGCGATCTCAAAGAAAACGCCGGTTACGACGCTGCACGTGAAATGCAGGATCAAGAAGAAGCTCGCATCAAGCAGATCTCTGAAATCCTCGCTAACTCCACCACCGAGCGTGTAGGTATCGTTGAGGGCGTCGCCCACATCGGTTCCGTAGTGCACGTTTACTACAACGGCGATAAGAACGATAAGGAAACCTTCCTCATCGGTACTCGTGCGGCAGCCTCCGATAACAAGGACCTGGAAACCTTCTCTGAGCAGTCTCCCCTCGGTGCTGCAGTTGTTGGAGCTAAGGAAGGCGAGACTCGCGAGTACACTGCACCCAATGGCAAAACCATCACGGTGACCGTAGTTACTGCAGAGCCTTACGACTCCACCAAGGCCGCTACCATGCGTAAAAACTAA
- the coaA gene encoding type I pantothenate kinase → MARPKDSSPYLDFDRDSWRRLRMSMPQVLTEEEVIELRGIGENIDLEEVAEVYLPLSRLIHLQVQARQELTAATETFLGEDAAHVPFIIGVAGSVAVGKSTTARLLQVLLQRWEEHPRVDLVTTDGFLYPTDELKKRGILGRKGYPESYDQRALLRFVTDVKSGKHHVTAPVYSHTLYNRVENQVATICQPDILILEGLNVLQTGPTLSVSDLFDFSVYVDAAIEDIERWYIDRFLHLRQSAFRAPNAHFSHYADMSDTAAVNEARMIWQTINLPNLVEHILPTRVRASLVLGKDSNHKVRRVRMRKI, encoded by the coding sequence ATGGCTCGCCCGAAAGATTCCAGCCCATACCTTGACTTCGACCGTGATTCCTGGCGGCGTCTTCGTATGTCTATGCCCCAAGTTCTCACTGAGGAAGAGGTCATTGAGCTACGAGGAATCGGTGAAAACATTGATTTGGAAGAAGTCGCAGAGGTGTATCTTCCGCTGAGCCGTCTCATTCATCTACAGGTTCAAGCGCGTCAAGAGCTAACGGCAGCAACAGAAACCTTCCTAGGCGAAGATGCCGCCCATGTTCCGTTCATCATTGGGGTTGCGGGTTCTGTGGCTGTGGGAAAATCCACCACAGCGCGTCTGCTCCAGGTACTTCTGCAACGATGGGAAGAGCATCCGCGAGTCGATCTGGTCACCACAGATGGTTTTCTGTATCCCACGGATGAACTGAAAAAACGTGGAATTTTGGGTAGGAAAGGTTATCCGGAAAGCTACGATCAACGGGCGCTGCTGCGCTTTGTCACCGACGTAAAATCCGGAAAACACCACGTTACGGCACCGGTGTACTCCCACACTCTCTATAACAGGGTGGAAAACCAGGTGGCCACGATCTGCCAACCAGATATTTTAATTTTGGAGGGGCTCAACGTACTCCAAACCGGTCCGACCTTATCGGTGAGCGATCTTTTTGACTTTAGCGTGTATGTGGATGCCGCCATCGAAGACATCGAAAGATGGTATATCGATCGATTCCTCCACCTACGACAATCAGCATTCCGTGCCCCAAATGCGCACTTCTCTCATTACGCCGACATGTCCGACACTGCTGCGGTCAATGAGGCTCGCATGATCTGGCAGACCATCAATCTCCCCAACCTGGTCGAGCACATCCTTCCTACGCGGGTACGTGCTTCCTTGGTGCTTGGTAAAGATTCCAACCATAAAGTGCGGCGCGTAAGAATGCGCAAAATCTAG
- the mca gene encoding mycothiol conjugate amidase Mca, giving the protein MRGLRLLAIHAHPDDEASKGAATMAKYAAEGCDVLVLTCTGGERGAILNPAMDKPGILENMAQVRRKEMAESIRAIGAHHCWLGYIDSGLPEGDPLPALPPGCFALADTEEVVDKVVAVIREFQPHVIITYDENGGYPHPDHLKVHEVSMLAWDHSGQTAYKPELGAAWEPLKLYYTHGFIRQRMQMFHNLLIQEGKESPYVDMLERWQIHRADIMARVTTQIRCEEYFEQRDEALRAHATQIDPAGAFFGTPVEDQQRLWPTEEFELARTRVTTAIPENDLFAGIDREYKDLNRP; this is encoded by the coding sequence ATGCGCGGGTTGCGTCTTCTCGCTATACATGCTCATCCAGATGATGAGGCCAGCAAAGGTGCCGCCACGATGGCAAAGTACGCCGCTGAAGGCTGCGACGTGCTCGTTTTGACCTGCACTGGTGGCGAGCGGGGAGCCATCCTTAATCCGGCCATGGATAAACCTGGAATCCTAGAAAATATGGCGCAGGTGCGTAGGAAAGAGATGGCGGAGTCAATTCGCGCCATAGGTGCTCACCATTGTTGGCTGGGCTACATCGATTCAGGGCTACCTGAAGGAGATCCTTTACCTGCGTTACCACCCGGATGCTTTGCGCTTGCGGACACCGAGGAAGTAGTGGATAAGGTCGTGGCAGTGATTCGAGAGTTCCAGCCACACGTGATCATTACCTACGACGAAAATGGTGGTTATCCTCATCCTGACCACCTTAAGGTCCATGAAGTCTCTATGCTTGCTTGGGATCATTCAGGGCAGACGGCTTATAAACCAGAGCTTGGAGCTGCGTGGGAGCCGCTCAAACTGTATTACACACATGGGTTTATCCGACAACGTATGCAAATGTTCCACAACTTGCTGATTCAAGAGGGGAAAGAAAGCCCTTACGTAGACATGCTTGAGCGATGGCAGATTCATCGTGCGGACATCATGGCGCGTGTAACCACCCAAATTCGATGTGAAGAATATTTTGAGCAGCGTGATGAGGCTTTGCGTGCCCACGCCACGCAAATAGATCCTGCAGGGGCTTTCTTTGGTACTCCGGTGGAAGACCAACAGCGTTTATGGCCTACTGAGGAATTTGAGTTGGCAAGAACACGCGTAACTACTGCCATTCCAGAAAATGACCTCTTTGCTGGAATTGATCGAGAGTATAAAGACCTGAATCGCCCATAA
- a CDS encoding isoprenyl transferase codes for MKETLTSPFKAALQVVLYPFYEKRLLGEIAGAKQPSHVAIMCDGNRRWAREAGFADVTHGHRVGAKKVGEMVRWCKDTDVELVTVYLLSTENLGRASDELDMLFDIIGDVVDELADPEINCRLRLVGHLDLLPSEVAERMNYAQEKTAHNTGVAVNVAVGYGGRQEIVDAVRELISGEVESGTAAEQIADKVTVDSISKHLYTSGQPDPDLVIRTSGEQRLSGFLLWQAAYSEIWFTDTYWPAFRRLDFLRALREYSKRSRRFGK; via the coding sequence ATGAAAGAGACCCTTACATCGCCGTTCAAGGCGGCGCTACAGGTGGTGCTCTATCCATTTTATGAGAAGCGCTTACTGGGAGAGATCGCAGGCGCTAAGCAACCTTCGCACGTTGCCATCATGTGCGATGGCAACCGCAGATGGGCACGTGAGGCAGGGTTTGCTGATGTTACCCATGGACATCGCGTAGGTGCTAAAAAAGTCGGCGAAATGGTCCGATGGTGTAAAGACACCGATGTGGAGTTGGTGACAGTCTATTTACTCTCCACAGAGAATCTGGGCAGGGCTAGCGATGAGCTCGATATGCTTTTTGACATCATTGGGGACGTCGTTGACGAGCTTGCCGACCCAGAGATCAACTGTAGACTTCGCCTGGTGGGGCACTTGGATCTGCTTCCGTCGGAAGTTGCAGAGCGTATGAACTATGCACAGGAGAAGACCGCTCATAATACGGGTGTGGCCGTGAATGTAGCAGTAGGCTACGGAGGTCGTCAGGAGATCGTCGATGCGGTACGCGAGCTCATCTCCGGAGAGGTCGAGTCTGGTACTGCGGCGGAGCAAATAGCCGACAAAGTTACCGTGGATTCTATCTCTAAGCACCTTTACACCTCGGGGCAGCCCGATCCCGATCTAGTGATTCGTACTTCGGGCGAACAGCGATTGTCTGGCTTTCTCCTGTGGCAAGCAGCGTATTCGGAGATTTGGTTCACGGATACGTACTGGCCAGCTTTCCGTCGCCTCGATTTTCTCCGCGCGCTCAGGGAGTACTCCAAACGAAGCCGCAGGTTTGGAAAATGA